TGCATTATCTTAATCTCAAAACAAGCTCAAAGTCTCTATGCTGGCTTTGTTCCTATTATTTTGGAGATGAGGACACAATCTCAGAGAATTTGAATGGTTTGCCCAGAATTATCCTGGGAGTAAAGCGAGGAGACTAGATGAGAAGCCGGGTCTTTCTGACACTTGACTTCTTTGCACTCCCCATGCCACCTCATACCTAGAACACAGTCTAATGAATAGCTGTTCTGCTTTCTCAGGTCTCCGTGGCATGTGTGTCAGAAGACAGATCAGAAGTCAATACCAACGTGGCACCATGCCAGGTTAGAGGGCAAGCTCCAACCTGGCCCCAGCAGCAGGTTTTGAGGAAGGAAAGGCGAGAAGACATTCCTAAGAGTCTGATGGGAAGAGGAGAGGTCTACAAACCCTAGAGAAAATATGAACTCTGAAATAATCATCTGTCTGGCTTATATCACTGAGCACAGAAGATTAGCTGTTTGAGCCTGGCTTTTGTTTTACTGCTGTGGGAATGTAGGTGAGTGAGAACAAGTGAATCACTGAAAATGAAACATCTACAGGAATAATgtctttctttggagaaaaaaaaaggtaaaacagtgTGTATCTACTGCcctcagaataaataaaataaaacaaaacaaaataaagtagaacTGTGCTGGAAAAAATGCTAACATCAGAAATGGAACTTTTCTTTTAAGGGTAGAATACTCTCAGCAAAGGTCTGCTAAGTGCAGTCTTTGTCTTCGGAGATTTACTCCAGCAACTGAACTTTCTAACGGTCTATTCTGATGTTCAGTCAAGATTTTCTAAACGTTAGATGGAATTCTTTCCCctagatttgtttttctctagacTCCTTTCGGTAACtgtctatacacacacaaaaagtttGACCAactcacttactagctgtatggtCATGGGTGAGACACTCAACTGCccagagcctcagcttcctcatctgcaaaatgtggaTATCAATAGGACCTGCCTTGTAGGATTGTGATAAAGATTTAATAGATTAATGTTGTAAAGGGTTTAGAAGAATACCTGGCACATCACACATGCTATAAAAGCcgttttaaatgaatgaataaatgaagtaattaattaatgaattaaaatgaaacaataagagGTTAAATTCTGTTAACGGAGAAGGCGATGTTCTCTCTGCACAACACTGAGGAGCCCGCAGCTGTCCCTTGGCCCTGAACTTCGAGCACAGGCAAACAGTACCCACATTAAGCACTTACAACCTCTCTGGTAGTTATTTAGCACCTCATGTTTTTTCTTCCCAGAGCTCATATGCCCCTTGACGGTACAAAGAATGTGTTACATGTCTTCATTTGCCCCTGGCACCTACTAAATTTCTATGTATGTAACAAATGCTTGACTCAGgcgtatcttttaaaaaaatgatttgaattgAGTACTCTTGGCTCTGTTTGTTATTTGATGTTACAAGGACCTGACATACAGGGAcatccttcctcccaccccctatCAGGAGTGCTGTTTATTGTCTTAGTAAAGTATATGCACCTGCTCCCTGTGATATAAAAGAGCTCAGCCTTTCCCAGAATGCAGGAAATGTAATTCATTCGCTAAGGATAACATTAATTTACTATCTGTTggcttctgttttaaaatatctttaaacatttcttttgagGCATCCTTTCAGTGCAGTAACTTCAAACCCTTTGCTTCTCTTCAACTTTGTTTAAAGTTGCAtatctaaaatatgaaaatagccCAGTTCATGCCAGACCCCATCAACATCCTACTTTAAGGTTGGCACTCTTGGTCTTCGTTGTTATTTCAAGATTATTTCACTAATTACTGTATAATTGCCCCAGTTTCTAGAGACCGTCCTATTTTTTCCAGAGATTTATTCCAGTATTCCACTAACATTTCtcaggacaatttttttttcgtTCCCATTTTCCACGGTATGAACCAAGGGCATAGTTTGGAATAACCTGTAGTTTCcagaatatttatgaaaagaGCCTCCTGATAAGGAAGCAATACAGAAGCTCTGCCAGGACAGAAGTCCTGTGGAATTGACACTTGCCATTTCCAGTTTTGACTGAATCTCAAAATCCACCCATAACACAGCACAAGATGCCTCCAGGATTTGAAGGGTAGGGATTCCTGACCTTGACACAATATAAAacactgtaaaacaaaaaattgaaacatatttgaataaatataagtaaacttTAATAAACTGAGACAAGAAGTCTTCAAAAATCAGGCCTCAAAATTAAGCCTacaattgggctccctgctcggtgggaagcctgcttctccctcttcccctcccctgcttgtgttccctctctcgctgtgtctctctgtcaaataaataaaatctttaaaaaaaattaagcccatattttgtttgtttgtttgtttgttttaagattattgAGTATGAGTGTTTCTCCTTAATTATATAGTTAATTGCCCTTGACTATTCCtagtaatttttactttattttgttttattttattttagtgcaCTTCTAGAGAAGAACGAAACTTTGTGGCTGGGATTAAAACAAATTTGTATAGTCTAtggctgttttaaaatgttaatttattatcAACAGAACCTTTTAATTTAGAGACTGACCACATTATTTTAATACATGGGAGCATATTCACAAGTCAATCAGAACATGcaaatatcattattttctttttcatgaaaaagCCACACAATAAGAATAAACAAACTGACAATAATATGTTTTTTAGGCAAATTCCAGGATAAGCTAGAGAATCATAGTCTGATGTTTGACTGGCCGGTCTTCTATCCCTTCCACAGCTTCAATACTATAAGCGATCATCAATGTTTATCATGACAAGCCAAACATAGTGCAAGATGGTCAGTGCTTTGAAATTGCCACTATATTAGGCATCATTTTGGTTTAGCTGTATTTAATTGTTTTCTACTGGTTATTAACCAGATTCCAGATAAATGTTTGTTTGATGTACAAAAAAGTATAGAGAACTACTTTATAATTCTAATGAAGTAAAATACTACTGATGACCTACTGGCCAACTATCAGAATGCATGTCATCATTATGTTTCAGGGGCCCAATCCACTCATGAATATTCACAGGAAGTATGTTCCAGTGAATTTCAACTTCTCAGATACCTGCTCCTATGCTCCAGAGTCTAAACCAGTCTCTACTTTAATTCCAAGCTTCCTTTTCCTAAGATAGTATGATCTCTTCTAGCTTCAGGTTACATTATCTTCACACTCTATTGTTGCAATCAGGTGGACAATTTGAAGGTATCTGCTGAGTCCTAAGCAGGACACTACCATTCAGGAAGGAAACACAGCATATAATGCGTGGAAGACTACTGCATCTTAGCGATTTGGTGTAACAGttcagttgtttttaattttatggaatttattcttgttttcagaaattatgttagacaatctgaaagaaatgagataaaattatATGAATCTTTACCAAGGTATAGCCTGCTCAACAAATGTAATAAATCATCTGACCCTGTTCTATCCTTTTTAGAAAAACCACAGACCACATTGAAAGTCATTTTAACATTCtactatttcaattattttttaggtATGTTAGAAGGCAGgtacactgtaaatatttttattttaccttagtCTTCCTGAAGATTCCATGTCTCCCATAAAAGCTTTGGAAATGGTCCAATTCTTTGCAATAACCTGAAACTGACCTGCACCACACTGCAGTATAAAGAGacactattttatttatagtcACCATCTCACACACATTTACTGTTGCTAGTCCCCTGAGGAGCACAGAAAACTGTCCTACAAATTTCACACAAGAGAAAGTACACAACTCAACAAATATCAACTAGCATTAACTCTAGATCACctgctattataaatataataacataagACTTAGTCTTTTTTGTTATACAAATTAGTTATTTCAGAGGTCTTtacaaaattttttcaaaattcgATTAAAAGAATCTTGCTTTCCCTTTTGGGAAGTTGGAAATAAGCTGTTTTGAAAGAAAGGGAACATTTTCTTCTACCTCATTTCTGGAATTTCCCTGTGTAATCCTGGACATTCCCACCAATTGTCTCTTTAAAACAATgctattttactttcttaaaacaatgctgcttaaaaaaaaaaaaaaaaaaaaaaagattgttaaaaGCCAGGCAATTCACTGAACAACTCAAGGAAGGTGGTCAGAATTATGATCAGATGTGCAGTCTTCTCAAGAGACCCAGGTTGTTTGGTCTGGCAGGATGAGAGCAGGATCCGACTCACAGAACAGGAGAGGCGTGGGGACCGAGAGAATTTGGCATGTGGCAGATCCACCTAACAGAACGGTAGTATGGGAAACATTGAGGGAAGGTGGCACAGACTTTGTTAAAATTCAAGTCAGATAAGAATTGAGGCTGCAGAGTGTAGAAAGGAAAGGGATTCAGACCCAAGGTCGGAAAGAGGCTGGTGACATCCTGATACTAGAGGAAGAAACTGCCAGAAACCATCCTACAGGCTTCAGAGCAGTTCTTATGCACATATCCCAATGATAGAAGTTTACAGAATATGTCAGGAGGATAGAGCTGCTTATCCACTAGTCCTTGTTACTGATATATGCAGAtctgagatggggggagggagtaagaaggagagaatgatttttttttctaagaatataGGAGGAATTTTAGACAAGTTCTAAATAACTTGTATGCCTTCTGATCTTGACATAGTATAACTTCTTGATTATACCTGTTTGTTTCCAACTGTAGAAGTAGAATTCATAATTTTTAGCCTGTAGGTCCAGATAATTTTTACAGGACATAGCTTCTCATTTTTAACTTCACATAcatgaaattttaatgtttaggatttttgtgtagttttaataaaaataattttatatgccTATTAGTAAATCATCTCCCATTGTAGATTTCCAAGGAGATAGATTTTCATTACTAGTAACCTATCCTTTATATGAAAGAATAAGACAGACAACTAAAACAGTTTCTTTAGTAAATCTGGAGTAATCAGCTTCCCATATAGATGAGAACTATAAGTGACTTTCATCTTAATTAGGCTTATAAATCAGTGTGAATATTAGTTaacttataaaaataagtgaaaaaagttCTGATATACATGCATGTCTCTCTGAACGCAATCTGCCTCTCTAATGATATCTTTGACAGACCCtgagatatatttaaatataaaattaccacAGCACCCATTTCACTGTagctcaataaacaaaatgccAATCTAACTGACATATGGATTATGTTCCTtcttgaatagttttttttttcaattttgatatATGCAATAATTGGTTTGCATGACCTTACAATGTACATctcagatgggaaaaaaaataaaaaacttaaagagaAATTGTGGTCAAAAGATGGCATTTCATGGGCCTTTAAACTTTGGCACCTGATAAAAAGTAGAGTGAGATCTTTGCAAGTAACCAAAATAAGGAATAGACCTCCATTCCCCCTCAATAGCTAACTCTGTACGTTTCTTAGCTTTATGATTCCTTAGGtagtaatttgtctttttatttacctAAAAGAAATCAGAGTAGTTCTCAACTTAGAATTACAGGGAACAGGTAACTAATGAGtaaaaacttgttaaaaatattcacttaCATTCTAAGATTCCAACAGTCTGAGAAGCCTCTCTAGAAAACCATAAGATCAATAAGCTTTCTCAGTAACTGTAAAAGTCTTTTACAATTGTCCCAGAGATGTTTCAACTAACCAGATGCATCAAAAGTCACCATTCACAGAACTAAAAATACACCAATGTTATAACAACCAGCTCCTCATGATTCATAGTTCTGGTAACATTTTCAAGTTCCATGAAATATATTTAGCTTTGAACTTAATTGAAACTACCTTACCCAAGaccctttcataattttttatgtctttcagtctgagaaaatattttttaaagattttatttatttatttgacagagagagacacagtgagagggggaacacaagcagggggagtgggagagggagaatccggcttcccacagagcagggagcaagatgcggggctcgatcccaggaccctgggatcatgacatgagctgaaggcaaacgcttaacgactaagccacccaggcgcccctgagaaaataattttgattgaGGAAGTGGAATAGttcttctctgcctttttctGTTATAATGTAGAtgaaataagaatataatttCTCTTCCATTAAAAAGCAATAGAACTCCAAAAGTCTACCAACCGACATGTCTGAACATTTTCCACTTCCTTACAAAAGATGAAAAATCACATCAGACAGGAAACACATTCTTTAGATTAGTGACAGGTGTAGAACAAGCATACCAGTCAGCCTTTATTTTCAGTGTCAGTAGGCATGCTCAGCGGCAGAGGGTACAACTCTTCCTTTTCATTGAAGTGACACACATCATATTATTCCTTCATCTACACACCACCAAGCAGAAAAGTTCCCAAGCGACAAAACTACTTGATCTTGGTTGAATGCCAggatattgtttaaaaataaaacctcagtaCTAAGGAGAcagatgatgatgttgatgatgatgatgatgatgatgatgatgatgatggtgatggtgattttgatggtgatgatgataatgaacTACTTTAAGAATTTcattgggggagggaggaaaagttGTCTCCATTCTCATCCTCATTTCTCCACAGAGCAGTAAACTTACTCAAGAGGTGAAAAATTTAGCAGCTTTATTTAGAAGTTGAATGATTTAGATCGCAGCACAATAATAGGGTTCAGGAAGCATTTAGAGCTGCAGTAGAAACTAGGTGCTCACGAAGTAAGAGTTTCAAAGGTAGAAATAAAAGCCTTTCTACCACCCCTGAGGATGCCCACCAGAACCTCATTTTGTAGTTCCAGTTTCTCTTTTCCCCCagccaaataaacaaacactTCAAAGCTTTAAAACCATGACACTACTCAGGGTAAATTCTGGAAAATGGGAGAGTAAAAGAATCCCTAGGACAAGTTTGAATTTAGGATTTACCTGCTCTGATCCCAGTTGGCTGCAAAAAGGACTAGAATCTTCCTGCCATAGTGGTCCAGATTGGCCAGGCCCCCAGGGAAGCCATCCTTCAGTGCCTGCTTGATGCCAGGGTCAGTGGCCTTGAAGCTTTTGAACATGTCCAGGTTCTGCTGCCGGTACTCAAAGTACTGGGCCAGGAGGCGGAAGGCCTCAAAGTGATGAAACTTCCTGGCCCGCAAGAAGCGTAAGATGAAGGCATCATCTGTGCGCAGAAAGCCAATGTCCGGCCTGGTGATGACCATATCCCTCACCTCCTGGATGTCCTGGTGCAGTGTGTCTGGGTTCTCGTTGAGCTCCAAGCGAGCTTTCTCCAGGGTCTCAGGAGAGAGACCAGCTTGCAAATGAGTCATTGTTCTGCTTATTCCTGAACCTTCCCTTCCTCTTGCTGACTGTCCCACAACAAACCTGGCCTTTGCCACCACCACGCTCTGGCCTCTGGACCTCACTGCAGCCTGCTTCCTCTTCTGTACAGGATATTATTTGTCTTGGTGTCCAGACTAGTACCCTGTTGCTCCTGCTTTCCCGCAGCTTTTTTCTGGGGGGTATAAACTTCTTTTCCCACCCCTTAAAAACAACGAGTCACTTTagttccttcttccctttcttttaaagagatGTGGACCTCTGGTGGGCCCAACACTCCTTGTCCTTCCTCAGTCCTAACAAAACACCCCTAAACCCACCCAGCGCGCTTGGCACTGATCTTGGTACTGTCCTCTTCTCTTCCAAGATGTAACAAAAACAACCCCCACGCACATCTCAGCCCCAGCTCTGTGATGCTTCTGCGGTCTCTACTGAAGGATGCGCCTGCCAGGGATAACGATGGGAATTCTGATTAATAATAAGGTGGCTCTTCAGCGCTGAGCTCCAGGGCGGGGAGAGAGCGTCTttgccagaaagaaaaagagagaaagggaaagaggggggaaaggagcttatttttccttctgcttattcaaagatgctatttttaaaagacatttgtaggattttgtttaaaatgattaTGATCCAATTAGGTGGAGACTCTGCAGATAGCgcaccttccctcctcccctcctagATACACCGTGATCTCAGAAGGCACCAGAAGGGTTTCTGGTGGCGTTGGCACCAGCGTGGGCTTcccccccccctccagccccacccgcAACTTCTGCCTTCCTCTAGCCCTTTATTTCAACGGAATTatcggggggagggggtgcgcaGGAAGGAGGGGGATCTCTCTCACAATATACGTTTCAAATGCGAGGTTGGGGGcggacgggggagggggagaaggtagagaagaggagtggagaataaaattaaaatgtctctacCTTTTCTATAAAACCCCAAAGCAAGAGAGAAGAGCAGTGGGCTCCTACCAGCAAACCCGGAGGCGGGGACGCTAAGCAATGCGGCACTCCCTGGCATCCATCAGCCCCGGcttcggcggcggcggcggcggcggcggcggcgacagcAGCATCAACTCCTCTCCGTGGGATGGCACGAGCAGAGAAGAGGGGCGGCAGCTGGGACCCGGGCCGAAGACGCACTGGGGAGCAGCCGTGACCACATCGTCCGCCAGCAGCCCGCTGCCTCTCCTagcaggagggtgggggtgcGGAGCTAGGGCCACCGGCGTCCCAGGTCCTCGCCTGGCCCTGCCATCCGCGTCCccgggagaggagaagggagggagcagggtTCCAATGCCTGGATGGAGAAGGCCACGCGGGCGGCCGCCGCCTCTGTGCGCCCCAGCGGCCGGGCGCTGCGCGCGGCGGGGCGGCTGctgcggggcgcggggcgcgggcctCTCCCGGTGCGCGCCGGGCGGCGGGAGTCAGGCGCGCCCCTCCGGGCTGAGGCTGCTGCGGCGGCTCCGGCTGCCGCGGCTAAAAGAGGACTCGGCTCAGCCCAACTCCTCTCTAATTATCCCAGCACAGATCTAGCGGCGACGTAAGCGCTCACTCAGCTCGCGCACGCACCCCGCTCCTCTCGCCCTGACTCGGCTGGGTAGGACGGCAATTTCCGCGGCATTCAAATATCCTGAGCCCCAAGTTTAGCCTTCTTGTCCGCACTCCGGGGCCGGCTACTCGAGCGGGCATCACCTGGCCAGGCGGGGCTGCGACGCCTGGCAGTCTC
Above is a window of Zalophus californianus isolate mZalCal1 chromosome 7, mZalCal1.pri.v2, whole genome shotgun sequence DNA encoding:
- the LOC113927866 gene encoding translation initiation factor IF-2-like, encoding MRHSLASISPGFGGGGGGGGGDSSINSSPWDGTSREEGRQLGPGPKTHWGAAVTTSSASSPLPLLAGGWGCGARATGVPGPRLALPSASPGEEKGGSRVPMPGWRRPRGRPPPLCAPAAGRCARRGGCCGARGAGLSRCAPGGGSQARPSGLRLLRRLRLPRLKEDSAQPNSSLIIPAQI